One genomic window of Evansella cellulosilytica DSM 2522 includes the following:
- a CDS encoding electron transfer flavoprotein subunit beta/FixA family protein, whose amino-acid sequence MNIYVLMKRTFDTEEKIQITDGEILVDGAEFIINPYDEYAVEEAIKLREEHGGEVTVVTVGDEEAEKQLRTALAMGADKAVLIEDEEIENGDHYSTQAILGAYFNDKEVDIILGGNVAVDGGSGQVGPRLAEQLGINHVTSIVKLEVTDGKAVIEKDVEGDIEKIKVALPLLITAQQGLNEPRYPSLPGIMKAKKKPLDVLDIDDLDLDEEEVEGKIKTVDTYLPPEKQAGKVLDGELDEQVEQLVSLLKTESKVI is encoded by the coding sequence ATGAACATTTATGTTTTGATGAAACGTACCTTTGACACAGAAGAGAAGATTCAAATTACAGACGGAGAAATATTAGTTGACGGGGCTGAATTTATTATTAATCCATATGATGAGTATGCAGTGGAAGAAGCTATAAAATTAAGAGAAGAACATGGTGGAGAGGTCACGGTCGTAACTGTTGGTGACGAAGAAGCAGAAAAGCAGCTAAGGACAGCCCTTGCGATGGGAGCAGATAAAGCAGTTCTTATAGAGGATGAAGAGATAGAAAATGGTGATCACTACTCAACACAAGCCATTCTGGGGGCTTACTTCAACGATAAAGAGGTTGATATTATTTTAGGTGGGAATGTAGCCGTAGACGGAGGGTCTGGTCAAGTAGGACCTCGATTAGCAGAGCAGTTAGGCATTAATCATGTAACATCCATCGTAAAGCTTGAAGTTACAGATGGAAAAGCGGTAATAGAAAAAGATGTTGAAGGTGATATAGAAAAAATCAAAGTGGCTCTACCGCTACTAATAACAGCTCAACAAGGGTTAAATGAACCGAGATATCCTTCATTACCTGGAATAATGAAAGCGAAGAAAAAACCGTTGGATGTATTAGACATTGATGACCTTGATTTAGATGAGGAAGAAGTAGAAGGAAAAATTAAAACAGTCGACACTTATTTACCTCCAGAAAAACAAGCTGGGAAAGTATTAGACGGAGAGCTTGACGAACAAGTTGAACAATTAGTTTCTCTATTAAAAACAGAGTCGAAAGTAATATAA
- a CDS encoding long-chain-fatty-acid--CoA ligase, whose translation METLNAKPWFKHYPAEIPQSVEYEVATLQSYLKKSAEKFPMKSALNFMGKEMTYTEVYEAALKLANQLKKLGVEKGDRVAIMLANTPQAVISYYGALFAGAIVVQTNPLYVEREIEHQMNDSGAKVMICLDLVYPRVARVQEKTKLEHVIVTGIKDYLPFPKNMIYPFIQKKNTGISVKLDYNERLHSFVKLIENGTIEEIDVHIDPKEDLALLQYTGGTTGPAKGVMLTHYNLVVNTQQCQLWMPKLNEAEEVVLAALPFFHVYGMTTVMNLSIRMGFKMIIMPKFEPKDILKAIEKHKATLYPGAPTMYIGLLNHPDITKHDLSSIKACISGSAPLPLEVQTSFEEKTKGRLVEGYGLTETSPVAAANLIWSSRKNGSIGIPWPDTDMAVLSVENADIAEPNEIGEIMIKGPQVMKGYWNRPEDTQATFKGEWLLTGDMGYMDEDGFFYIVDRKKDMIIAGGFNIYPREIEEVLYEHEDIQEACAIGVPDPYRGETVKAFIVLKEGRQVSEVELEEYCRKQLAAYKIPRIFEFRDELPKTMVGKILRRVLVEEEKSKLKKTAEETSKKVE comes from the coding sequence ATGGAAACGTTGAATGCAAAACCGTGGTTTAAGCATTACCCAGCGGAAATTCCGCAATCTGTCGAGTACGAAGTCGCAACCTTACAAAGCTATTTAAAGAAATCGGCGGAAAAGTTTCCTATGAAATCGGCGCTTAACTTCATGGGAAAGGAAATGACGTATACCGAGGTGTATGAAGCTGCCTTAAAGCTAGCAAATCAATTAAAGAAATTAGGTGTAGAAAAAGGTGACCGTGTTGCAATTATGTTAGCTAACACACCACAAGCAGTAATTTCATACTATGGTGCATTATTTGCTGGTGCGATTGTTGTCCAAACAAACCCGTTGTATGTGGAAAGAGAGATTGAGCATCAAATGAATGATTCTGGTGCAAAAGTAATGATATGTCTTGATCTCGTGTACCCGCGTGTAGCTAGAGTACAGGAGAAAACGAAGCTTGAACATGTAATTGTCACCGGTATAAAAGACTACCTACCATTCCCTAAAAATATGATCTATCCTTTCATTCAAAAAAAGAACACAGGAATATCAGTTAAGCTTGACTATAATGAACGGTTACATTCTTTTGTTAAGTTAATTGAAAACGGTACTATTGAAGAAATTGACGTGCATATTGATCCTAAGGAAGACTTGGCTTTGTTACAGTACACTGGTGGAACAACTGGACCAGCAAAAGGGGTAATGCTCACTCATTATAATTTAGTCGTTAATACTCAGCAGTGCCAATTATGGATGCCTAAGTTGAATGAGGCCGAAGAAGTGGTTTTAGCAGCTTTGCCATTTTTTCATGTTTATGGAATGACGACAGTAATGAATTTATCCATTCGAATGGGATTTAAAATGATTATTATGCCAAAGTTCGAGCCGAAGGATATATTAAAAGCAATTGAAAAACATAAAGCAACTTTATATCCTGGGGCACCTACTATGTATATTGGTTTACTAAATCATCCTGATATTACAAAGCATGACCTTTCCTCAATAAAAGCCTGTATAAGTGGCTCTGCACCGTTACCGCTAGAAGTTCAAACATCATTTGAAGAAAAGACAAAAGGTCGCCTTGTCGAAGGTTATGGGTTAACGGAAACTTCACCTGTTGCTGCAGCAAATTTAATTTGGTCTAGTCGAAAAAATGGAAGTATCGGCATACCTTGGCCAGATACTGACATGGCAGTTTTGTCAGTGGAAAATGCTGATATAGCTGAACCGAATGAGATTGGTGAAATTATGATAAAAGGACCTCAGGTTATGAAAGGTTATTGGAATAGACCAGAGGATACACAAGCAACTTTTAAAGGCGAATGGCTATTAACCGGAGATATGGGATATATGGATGAGGACGGTTTCTTTTATATCGTAGATAGGAAAAAAGATATGATCATTGCGGGTGGTTTCAATATTTATCCGAGAGAGATTGAAGAAGTTCTTTATGAACATGAAGATATTCAGGAAGCTTGTGCCATAGGTGTTCCTGATCCTTATCGTGGGGAGACGGTAAAGGCATTTATTGTTCTTAAAGAAGGACGTCAAGTCTCAGAGGTAGAGCTTGAGGAATATTGTCGAAAGCAATTAGCTGCCTATAAAATACCAAGAATATTTGAATTTAGAGATGAGTTGCCGAAGACAATGGTTGGTAAAATATTAAGAAGAGTGCTAGTTGAAGAAGAAAAAAGTAAGTTGAAGAAAACTGCTGAGGAAACAAGTAAAAAGGTAGAATAA
- a CDS encoding carbohydrate ABC transporter permease translates to MHLLKRPWKIGLGILPALAIYSIFSIVPIFISIYYSFHSWNGFSPMQFVGLRNYLNLLTDSIFWASLRNNLLVVLASVFGQIPIALGLALLLNRKIKGAKFFRTIGFLPVVISTVVISITWRMMYNSEYGMINNFLESIGLGFLRQNWLGNPDIAMYAVCIVIIWQFIGLYFIIFLSALQTVPKDIIEAAELDGASEWQKTRHIILPSIWNVILVAIVLCISGSLKTFDLIFVMTGGGPAHTTEVMATYMYVETFQGLRYGYGSAISVLILIFSLILIIINMKFLSRKDA, encoded by the coding sequence ATGCATCTACTAAAAAGACCTTGGAAAATTGGTTTAGGTATTTTACCAGCTTTAGCGATATACAGTATTTTTAGTATCGTACCAATCTTTATATCAATATATTATTCTTTTCATTCTTGGAATGGCTTCTCACCAATGCAGTTTGTGGGTTTAAGGAATTATCTCAATCTTCTAACTGACTCAATTTTCTGGGCGTCTTTAAGAAATAACCTATTAGTAGTATTAGCTTCCGTATTTGGTCAAATTCCAATTGCTCTAGGGTTGGCTTTATTATTAAATAGAAAAATTAAAGGTGCTAAATTTTTTCGGACAATTGGTTTTTTACCAGTAGTTATTTCAACTGTCGTTATTTCTATTACATGGAGAATGATGTATAACTCAGAGTACGGTATGATAAACAATTTTTTAGAATCTATTGGCTTAGGCTTCCTGCGACAAAATTGGTTAGGGAACCCTGACATAGCGATGTATGCAGTTTGTATCGTAATTATTTGGCAGTTTATTGGTCTCTACTTTATTATTTTCCTTTCTGCATTACAAACTGTCCCAAAAGATATTATAGAAGCTGCTGAGCTAGACGGTGCATCTGAGTGGCAAAAAACACGACACATCATATTGCCATCAATTTGGAATGTCATACTAGTAGCTATAGTCTTATGTATTAGTGGTAGTTTAAAAACGTTTGATCTGATTTTTGTTATGACAGGAGGAGGACCGGCCCATACAACTGAGGTAATGGCTACCTATATGTATGTGGAGACATTCCAAGGACTTCGTTACGGTTACGGAAGTGCCATTTCAGTGCTCATCCTCATATTTAGCTTAATACTCATTATTATTAATATGAAATTTTTAAGTAGAAAGGATGCATAG
- a CDS encoding enoyl-CoA hydratase: MFAYLELEVDDKVALVKINHPPANTLSQALLQELSDIFDELHQNEEVKVVLLYGEGRYFAAGADIKEFSIINGNASFYDLSRKGQLLFDKIEAFSKPVIAAVHGAALGGGLELAMAAHIRVVATDAKLGLPELQLGLIPGFGGTHRLSSIVGKAKATELILTSKPISGEEAVRLGLANTDYPEETLLEEAKELARLIATKSSLSVKRTLQLLRHEQSREESNKLESTYFHEVMRTQDATEGIQAFIEKRTPIFKDR; encoded by the coding sequence TTGTTTGCATACTTGGAATTAGAAGTTGACGATAAAGTTGCGCTGGTGAAAATTAATCATCCGCCAGCCAACACACTCTCTCAAGCTCTACTGCAAGAGCTGTCAGACATCTTTGATGAGCTTCATCAAAATGAGGAAGTAAAAGTAGTTCTCCTTTATGGAGAAGGTCGATACTTTGCGGCTGGTGCAGATATAAAGGAGTTTTCAATCATAAATGGAAATGCTAGTTTTTATGATTTGAGTCGTAAAGGACAATTATTGTTCGATAAAATTGAAGCGTTTTCAAAGCCGGTCATTGCAGCTGTACATGGTGCTGCACTAGGCGGTGGACTTGAGCTTGCTATGGCTGCTCATATAAGGGTTGTTGCAACGGATGCAAAGCTAGGTCTTCCAGAACTTCAGTTAGGACTTATTCCAGGATTTGGTGGAACACATCGTTTATCTTCAATTGTCGGGAAAGCGAAAGCTACTGAACTAATACTAACATCAAAACCAATAAGTGGCGAAGAAGCAGTTCGCCTAGGATTAGCAAACACGGATTACCCTGAAGAAACACTTCTAGAGGAGGCGAAAGAGCTTGCTCGATTGATTGCTACAAAGAGCAGCCTATCTGTCAAGCGTACGTTACAACTATTACGTCATGAACAAAGTAGGGAAGAAAGTAACAAGCTTGAGTCAACATACTTTCATGAAGTGATGAGGACACAAGACGCAACGGAAGGTATTCAAGCTTTTATTGAAAAGCGTACACCGATATTTAAGGATCGGTAA
- a CDS encoding response regulator transcription factor has protein sequence MILKMLIVDDEPIICKGLHTTIDWRDIDIEVVGTAHDGNEAVTLMKDQHVDIILTDVCMPEMDGLALSEHIITEYPKAKIIMISGFDEFKYARQALRLGVEDYLLKPVNIDELLTLVKNIKKVIIEDKKEEIQKEKMITSQWVLHYLFNAPLSLEMKHKSLTNAQHYRIVVSVMKDYDQKMRHYSTKEIAHVREEWKEQISHHLLKRDVENISVFSQDDELITICFEKNDQKLDDILFKELSDNIHHTLAFTIHFAISTLQNNLSNISSVYKDTSALMSESRGIGKTVLFLDQHSDFENEVTHQHHWIIENAKKYIQEHFNKDVKASELAEKHFITPNYFSVIFKQETGVSFSEYLNSIRIEKASELLLSTANKVFEIAEYVGYKEYKYFVQIFKRHTGVTPTYYRKINKVNIK, from the coding sequence ATGATCTTAAAGATGCTAATAGTAGATGACGAACCTATAATATGTAAAGGGCTTCATACGACTATTGATTGGAGAGACATTGATATAGAAGTTGTGGGTACTGCCCACGATGGGAATGAAGCGGTAACGCTTATGAAAGACCAACATGTAGACATTATTTTGACGGATGTATGCATGCCTGAAATGGACGGATTAGCACTTTCTGAGCACATCATTACTGAGTATCCTAAGGCGAAGATAATTATGATTAGTGGTTTTGATGAGTTTAAGTATGCACGTCAGGCGCTAAGGTTAGGGGTAGAGGATTACTTACTAAAGCCAGTAAATATCGATGAGTTACTTACCCTTGTTAAGAACATAAAGAAAGTAATAATAGAGGATAAAAAAGAAGAAATACAAAAAGAAAAAATGATCACCTCTCAATGGGTACTCCATTATTTATTCAATGCACCGCTTTCTTTGGAAATGAAACATAAAAGTCTTACTAACGCTCAACATTATCGCATAGTCGTGAGTGTAATGAAAGATTACGATCAAAAGATGCGTCACTATTCCACGAAGGAAATTGCTCATGTTCGAGAGGAATGGAAGGAACAAATAAGTCATCATCTTTTAAAAAGGGATGTAGAAAATATATCGGTATTTAGTCAAGATGATGAATTAATAACTATTTGCTTCGAAAAGAATGATCAAAAATTAGATGACATTTTATTCAAAGAGTTAAGTGATAATATACATCATACTTTAGCATTCACAATACATTTTGCGATCTCAACTCTCCAAAATAATCTATCTAACATATCTTCTGTTTACAAAGATACTTCCGCATTAATGTCAGAATCAAGAGGAATTGGTAAAACGGTGCTGTTCTTAGATCAGCATAGCGATTTTGAAAATGAGGTGACTCATCAGCATCATTGGATAATAGAGAATGCCAAAAAATATATACAGGAACATTTTAATAAAGATGTAAAAGCCTCGGAATTGGCCGAAAAGCATTTCATTACACCAAATTATTTTAGTGTTATTTTTAAGCAAGAAACAGGAGTAAGCTTTTCTGAATATTTAAACTCAATCAGAATAGAAAAGGCGAGTGAACTTTTGTTAAGCACAGCAAATAAAGTATTCGAAATTGCTGAATACGTTGGATATAAAGAATATAAGTACTTTGTGCAAATATTTAAAAGACACACGGGTGTAACCCCGACCTACTATCGGAAAATAAATAAGGTAAACATAAAATAA
- a CDS encoding TetR/AcrR family transcriptional regulator — translation MGKKRGQKYEAIIDAAVKVIAANGYHHSQVSKIAKEASVADGTIYLYFKNKEDILISLFEEKMGQFVQKSKEKLDKEVSIEKKLFMLIEMHLMQLEEDHNLAIVTQLELRQSNKQLRNKINEVLRDYLGLIDSILVDGVKEGVFPASLNARFARQVIFGAIDEVVTNWVMKEHKYELVPLAKPLHDMLLNGLKK, via the coding sequence ATGGGAAAAAAACGCGGTCAAAAATATGAAGCAATTATTGATGCAGCTGTTAAAGTTATTGCGGCAAATGGTTATCACCATTCACAAGTTTCAAAAATTGCAAAGGAAGCTAGTGTAGCTGATGGAACGATCTATTTATATTTTAAAAATAAAGAAGATATATTAATCTCATTATTTGAAGAAAAAATGGGTCAATTTGTACAGAAGAGTAAAGAGAAGTTAGATAAAGAAGTGTCTATTGAGAAAAAATTGTTCATGCTTATTGAAATGCACTTGATGCAATTAGAAGAAGATCATAACTTAGCCATCGTTACACAGTTAGAGCTAAGGCAATCGAATAAGCAATTGCGAAATAAAATTAATGAAGTGTTGAGAGATTACTTAGGCTTAATTGATTCTATATTAGTTGATGGGGTGAAAGAAGGTGTCTTTCCAGCTAGCTTAAATGCTCGGTTTGCACGCCAAGTTATTTTTGGAGCTATCGATGAAGTTGTTACTAATTGGGTAATGAAGGAGCATAAATACGAACTTGTACCTCTAGCAAAGCCGTTACATGATATGTTATTAAATGGACTCAAGAAATAA
- a CDS encoding beta-galactosidase, which translates to MSKLVFFYDPSFPYKGERPTNEELAELKKIGEVVAAKSLSESLQNADCLIHLHGEYFPKSAWASILHFLKTGKAMLHVGGAPFKIPVREEAGQWVTETEQVGYHQQLHIHETHDVTSDRVDYYKADDKVPLFIGKENLFEVKPTFSFSLHVTKARDLQHENGSGGPMDAHFYPLMKGVTSGGRSISAPAVLLEHTKGHFSGGRWLFINQALTNVFWNNGGIEALGEWARYCAKGVTEIWVKTNYATYFEGEQPRLLVQLQALQREIKDNQDWTFQVTVTLDNQKNEWEHEFTLSAREHIEYSQYTIPIKAKPGFYHIICKAISSDGQQRTFEHGFWGFDEKLLQEGDPLRCGRDYFEKNGRPFPIVGMTHMTSDVSRKFLFLPNVSVWNEDMAHMKGAGINFLRTGLWTAWRSVMFVDGHPYEEVMRAIDAYILTAKKHDLEVTFNFFSFTPETWEGENPYLDPRSIEAQKRFISAVVSRHKHTTNVQWDLINEPSMFDPKRIFQGARTSGDVFEQKAFVEWLKERHHYIEVLQEHWNMTPDELPTFDSVELPEQDDINFGTTDKQSKKGNRWLDYSLFSMDMHNRWARALTKTIKAIAPNQLVTVGQDEALGGKRPSPFFYAEAVDYTTVHSWWLLDHLVWDSLFTKDPNKPNLVQETGIMHVERPDGSSKRSELESKSILERKYAYAFATGGAGAVQWLWNTNHYMNNINESNIGAVRSDQTEKPEADVSYDFGAFIPKIQDLFKGRELEDIVVVYPYSNDFSNRAFAFTSTAKLTRVLNYELKVPFRGISEYHLDSLKEHPPKLIIVPSAHNFQTSALEKIISHIKEYGGTLLWTGPISLDEYWRFRPRTSIFGKTSRKNILREERISIEGYLYPVSFLTDQQVSVTFGKNRLAELETETLEAREQSDSQGTNVLEEKVGNGKIIWCPLPIELNHRDEPLLALYNKAIKASEVNPELEWLIGGNLPGVYGRKVTFSEGYLYVFVSEDAYNNDIKVKDPLTDVTYSFKLQSDRTVMFATDLKGEVFAIYRPQEVSINKS; encoded by the coding sequence ATGTCAAAGCTTGTTTTTTTCTACGATCCATCCTTTCCTTATAAAGGAGAGCGCCCTACAAATGAGGAACTAGCTGAACTAAAAAAAATAGGAGAAGTTGTAGCGGCGAAATCATTATCAGAATCATTACAAAATGCTGACTGTCTTATTCATTTACATGGAGAATATTTTCCTAAATCAGCATGGGCATCGATTTTACATTTTTTGAAAACTGGTAAGGCAATGTTGCATGTTGGTGGTGCCCCATTTAAAATTCCAGTGAGAGAGGAAGCGGGACAATGGGTCACAGAAACAGAACAGGTCGGCTACCATCAACAACTACATATTCATGAAACACACGATGTGACTTCTGATAGAGTTGATTATTATAAAGCTGATGATAAAGTTCCTTTATTTATAGGGAAAGAAAACCTATTTGAAGTGAAGCCTACCTTCAGCTTCTCTCTTCACGTAACGAAAGCAAGAGATTTGCAACATGAAAATGGTTCTGGTGGACCAATGGATGCTCATTTTTATCCGTTAATGAAAGGGGTAACAAGTGGAGGGAGAAGTATATCTGCTCCTGCCGTCCTGTTAGAACATACGAAAGGACATTTTTCTGGGGGGCGCTGGTTATTTATCAATCAAGCACTTACGAATGTGTTTTGGAATAATGGAGGTATTGAAGCTTTAGGTGAATGGGCAAGGTACTGCGCAAAAGGTGTGACAGAAATATGGGTAAAAACGAACTATGCTACGTACTTTGAAGGTGAACAACCGAGATTACTCGTTCAACTTCAAGCATTGCAAAGAGAAATTAAAGATAATCAAGATTGGACATTTCAGGTTACAGTGACATTAGACAATCAAAAAAACGAATGGGAACATGAATTTACTTTATCTGCACGCGAACATATAGAGTACTCTCAATATACTATTCCGATAAAAGCAAAGCCAGGGTTTTATCACATTATTTGTAAGGCGATTTCGTCAGATGGACAACAACGCACTTTCGAACATGGCTTTTGGGGATTTGATGAGAAATTACTACAAGAAGGTGACCCGCTCCGTTGTGGCCGTGACTACTTTGAAAAAAATGGCCGTCCATTTCCTATTGTAGGTATGACGCATATGACATCAGACGTATCGAGAAAGTTTTTATTCTTACCGAATGTTTCTGTCTGGAATGAAGATATGGCTCATATGAAGGGAGCTGGAATTAACTTTCTACGCACTGGACTTTGGACAGCATGGCGTAGTGTGATGTTTGTTGATGGTCACCCTTATGAAGAAGTGATGCGAGCAATTGATGCTTACATTTTAACAGCAAAAAAACATGATCTTGAAGTCACGTTTAACTTCTTTTCTTTTACACCTGAGACGTGGGAAGGGGAAAATCCATACCTTGATCCAAGAAGTATAGAAGCGCAAAAGCGTTTTATATCTGCTGTTGTATCTCGTCATAAACATACGACAAATGTTCAGTGGGACTTAATTAATGAACCTTCAATGTTTGATCCAAAACGTATTTTTCAAGGGGCGAGAACTTCAGGAGATGTCTTTGAACAAAAAGCGTTTGTTGAATGGTTGAAAGAAAGACACCATTACATTGAGGTGCTTCAAGAACATTGGAACATGACTCCAGATGAATTACCAACCTTTGATTCTGTGGAACTTCCAGAGCAAGATGATATAAACTTTGGAACTACGGATAAGCAATCTAAGAAGGGGAATCGCTGGTTAGACTATAGTTTATTTTCTATGGATATGCATAATCGTTGGGCGCGTGCTTTAACAAAAACAATCAAGGCGATTGCACCGAACCAATTAGTGACTGTTGGTCAAGATGAAGCGCTTGGGGGAAAAAGACCTTCCCCATTTTTCTATGCGGAGGCAGTAGATTATACAACTGTACATTCGTGGTGGCTACTAGACCATCTCGTTTGGGATAGCTTATTTACAAAGGACCCTAATAAACCGAATTTAGTTCAAGAAACAGGCATTATGCATGTAGAGCGACCAGATGGAAGCTCTAAACGTTCTGAGCTGGAGTCAAAATCCATACTAGAACGAAAATATGCTTATGCTTTTGCAACTGGCGGTGCCGGCGCTGTACAATGGCTCTGGAATACAAACCACTATATGAATAATATTAACGAATCAAATATAGGCGCTGTACGTTCTGACCAAACAGAAAAGCCTGAAGCAGATGTATCCTATGATTTTGGTGCATTCATTCCTAAAATTCAAGATTTGTTTAAAGGAAGAGAGCTTGAGGATATCGTTGTTGTTTATCCTTACTCAAACGACTTTTCTAATCGTGCCTTTGCATTTACTTCAACGGCTAAATTAACTCGTGTGCTTAATTATGAGTTGAAGGTGCCTTTTAGAGGGATTAGTGAGTATCATTTGGATAGTTTAAAAGAGCATCCGCCAAAGCTTATTATCGTTCCAAGCGCGCATAATTTTCAAACGTCTGCTTTGGAAAAAATCATTTCTCATATAAAGGAGTATGGTGGTACTTTGCTATGGACTGGGCCGATTAGTTTAGATGAATATTGGAGATTCAGACCAAGAACATCTATTTTTGGTAAAACGTCTCGAAAAAATATATTAAGAGAAGAAAGGATAAGTATTGAAGGATACCTTTATCCGGTATCGTTCCTTACAGATCAACAAGTTTCAGTTACGTTTGGGAAAAATCGATTGGCAGAGCTGGAAACGGAGACATTAGAAGCTCGGGAACAGTCAGATTCTCAAGGGACGAATGTGTTAGAAGAAAAGGTAGGTAATGGGAAAATAATATGGTGCCCATTACCGATTGAGTTGAATCATCGAGATGAGCCTTTACTTGCACTATATAATAAGGCAATCAAAGCCTCAGAGGTGAATCCAGAATTAGAATGGTTAATAGGTGGAAATCTTCCTGGAGTATATGGTAGAAAGGTTACGTTTAGTGAAGGGTACTTGTATGTTTTTGTCTCAGAAGATGCATATAACAACGATATTAAAGTAAAAGATCCTCTAACAGATGTAACATATTCATTCAAATTACAAAGCGATCGGACTGTCATGTTTGCAACAGATTTAAAAGGGGAGGTTTTTGCCATATATCGTCCTCAAGAGGTGTCAATAAACAAAAGCTAA
- a CDS encoding carbohydrate ABC transporter permease produces MQPTVQKKSNTLKTFQSEKARKKKNLKRILIYGILIGFTVVNSYPILWMVMNSFKSRQEFALNPFGLPTEWIFTNYAEAWVTANINTYFFNSVFVGLVAVIIAIFTGALASFFLSRFDFKGKKLLYVFFVIGLLVPIHATLVPMFILMQNIGLINTRWALIFPYVAFNLPITIFLLTSFMSTFPKEIEESAIMDGCGVFRVFWSIILPMTRPAIATAVILNFINNWNEFAFALVLINDDQLRTLPLGLANFAGEYATNYVAQMSGLTIVLIPTILFYLVMEKQIVQGMTQGAVKG; encoded by the coding sequence ATGCAACCAACCGTACAAAAGAAGTCAAATACATTAAAGACTTTTCAATCAGAGAAGGCGAGGAAGAAAAAGAATTTAAAACGAATTTTAATATATGGCATATTAATTGGTTTTACTGTTGTCAATTCCTATCCAATTCTATGGATGGTGATGAACTCTTTTAAATCTCGTCAAGAGTTTGCACTAAATCCTTTTGGATTACCAACAGAATGGATTTTCACTAACTATGCAGAAGCGTGGGTAACTGCAAATATCAATACTTATTTCTTTAATAGTGTGTTTGTAGGGCTAGTAGCGGTCATTATTGCAATTTTTACAGGAGCATTGGCATCCTTCTTTTTATCAAGGTTTGATTTTAAGGGGAAAAAACTTCTTTACGTTTTCTTTGTTATCGGTTTGTTAGTTCCTATTCATGCAACGTTAGTACCTATGTTTATATTAATGCAAAATATAGGTCTTATTAATACACGGTGGGCACTCATCTTTCCTTATGTTGCCTTTAATTTACCCATTACAATCTTTCTTCTAACGAGCTTTATGAGCACATTCCCTAAAGAAATAGAAGAGTCAGCGATTATGGATGGATGCGGTGTCTTTCGAGTATTTTGGTCGATTATTCTCCCAATGACTCGACCAGCAATTGCAACGGCAGTAATTTTAAATTTTATTAACAATTGGAATGAATTTGCATTTGCTCTCGTTCTCATCAATGACGATCAGTTACGAACACTACCATTAGGTCTTGCTAATTTCGCAGGTGAATATGCAACTAACTATGTTGCTCAAATGTCAGGATTAACGATTGTTTTAATCCCAACTATATTATTTTATTTAGTAATGGAAAAACAAATAGTCCAAGGAATGACACAAGGTGCTGTAAAAGGTTAA